The following proteins are co-located in the Spinactinospora alkalitolerans genome:
- the rph gene encoding rifamycin-inactivating phosphotransferase, translating into MRIDSTNDGETELRYVLGFEHIDATNVADVGGKGAFLGELSRIAGIRVPDGFCVTTGAFRRIVAEVPSIDTRFDLLSRVEPDDRAAIRTLSADIRRSVEGVAVPDDLAAAISEALTRLGEHASYAVRSSATAEDLPTASFAGQQDSYLNITGPAAILRHVRRCWASLFTERAVTYRIRNGFDHRKIGMAVVVQQMVFPDAAGTLFTADPVTSNRKTVTVEAGWGLGEALVSGLVSGDVYTVRDDQVVSTAIATKPRFAQASPGGGTHDAPIEPKRQTQSTLTESQVVRLVRLGRRIEAHFGRPQDIEWCRVGDDFHIVQSRPITTLFPVPTTDDQENHVYVSVGHQQMMTDAMKPLGLSLWQLTTPRPMHEAGGRLFVDVAPALATPAGRASLVETLGSSDPLLGDALQTVLDRGDFLRTLPEEDSIAAPAGDAPAPIAADPDVVSELIRRNEASVAALQREIRNLSGPALLDFIRADIAELKRILFDPQSLQVIMAAMEASRWLNEHLEAWLGEKNAADVLTRSVPRNVTSEMGLALLDVADTIRPHADVVVFLHRVVDEGREGDGFLNEMAGLVGGPEARDAIRSYLDTYGMRCVGEIDITRMRWSEQPAALVPAILGNIKNFEPGEGERRFERGLRESRRKEQELMARLRALPDGEGKAEETKRMIDRVRTFAGYREYPKYGMVSRYFVYKQALLREADRLARSGALREDEDIFFLRFQELEEAVRTNDVDAELILERRETFRSYEALTPPRLLTSDGEAVTGRYRRDDAPPGALAGLPVSAGAVEGRVRVVTDMAQADLEAGDILVTAYTDPSWTPLFVTVAGLVTEVGGLMTHGAVIAREYGLPAVVGVEQATRRIRDGQRIRVHGTDGYVQILA; encoded by the coding sequence TTGCGAATCGACTCGACGAACGACGGGGAAACGGAATTGCGCTACGTGCTGGGTTTCGAGCATATCGACGCGACGAATGTCGCAGACGTCGGTGGGAAGGGGGCGTTTCTGGGCGAGCTCTCGCGGATCGCCGGTATCCGCGTGCCGGACGGCTTCTGCGTCACGACGGGCGCCTTCCGGCGGATCGTTGCCGAGGTACCGTCGATCGATACTCGGTTCGACCTGCTGTCGCGCGTGGAACCGGACGACCGCGCGGCGATCCGTACCCTGAGCGCCGATATACGCCGCAGCGTCGAAGGCGTCGCGGTGCCCGACGACCTTGCGGCGGCGATCAGCGAAGCGCTCACCCGGCTCGGGGAGCACGCCTCCTACGCGGTGCGGTCCAGCGCGACCGCCGAGGACCTGCCGACTGCGTCCTTCGCCGGCCAGCAGGACTCGTACCTGAACATCACGGGTCCGGCGGCGATCCTTCGGCACGTCCGGCGGTGCTGGGCCTCGCTGTTCACCGAGCGGGCGGTGACCTACCGTATCCGCAACGGCTTCGACCACCGGAAGATAGGTATGGCCGTGGTCGTACAGCAAATGGTGTTCCCGGACGCGGCCGGGACCCTGTTCACCGCGGACCCGGTGACCTCGAACCGCAAGACCGTCACCGTGGAAGCCGGTTGGGGGCTCGGCGAGGCGCTCGTCTCCGGTCTGGTCTCCGGTGACGTCTACACGGTGCGCGACGACCAGGTCGTCTCCACAGCGATCGCCACCAAGCCCCGGTTCGCGCAGGCGTCGCCGGGAGGCGGTACCCATGACGCACCGATCGAGCCGAAGCGGCAGACGCAGTCGACTCTGACAGAATCACAGGTCGTGCGCCTGGTGCGGCTGGGTCGGCGCATCGAAGCGCACTTCGGCCGGCCCCAGGACATCGAATGGTGTCGGGTCGGCGATGACTTCCACATCGTCCAGAGTCGGCCGATCACCACCCTGTTCCCCGTCCCCACGACCGATGACCAAGAGAACCACGTCTACGTCTCTGTCGGTCACCAGCAGATGATGACCGACGCGATGAAGCCGCTGGGGCTCTCCCTGTGGCAGCTGACGACCCCACGGCCGATGCACGAGGCGGGCGGACGGTTGTTCGTCGACGTCGCCCCCGCCCTGGCGACGCCCGCAGGCCGCGCGAGCCTCGTGGAGACCCTGGGGAGCTCCGACCCGCTGCTCGGGGACGCGCTGCAGACCGTCCTCGACCGCGGCGACTTCCTGCGCACGCTGCCGGAAGAAGATTCCATCGCCGCACCCGCCGGTGACGCACCCGCCCCGATCGCGGCCGATCCCGACGTCGTCAGCGAGCTGATCCGACGCAATGAGGCCTCCGTCGCCGCCCTGCAGCGCGAGATCCGGAATCTGTCCGGGCCGGCGCTGCTCGACTTCATCCGGGCCGACATCGCAGAGCTGAAGCGCATCCTTTTCGATCCGCAGAGCCTTCAGGTGATCATGGCGGCGATGGAGGCGAGCCGGTGGCTCAATGAGCACTTGGAGGCGTGGCTGGGCGAGAAGAACGCGGCCGATGTGCTCACGCGATCCGTCCCCCGCAACGTCACCTCGGAGATGGGGCTGGCGCTTCTCGACGTGGCGGACACCATCCGGCCGCACGCGGACGTCGTGGTGTTCCTGCACCGTGTCGTGGACGAAGGCCGGGAGGGCGACGGCTTTTTGAACGAGATGGCCGGGCTGGTCGGCGGACCGGAGGCACGTGACGCCATCCGAAGCTACCTCGACACGTACGGAATGCGCTGCGTGGGCGAGATCGACATCACCAGAATGCGCTGGAGCGAGCAGCCCGCCGCACTCGTGCCCGCCATCCTCGGCAACATCAAGAACTTCGAGCCGGGCGAAGGCGAGCGGCGCTTCGAACGGGGGCTCCGGGAGTCACGACGGAAGGAACAGGAACTGATGGCGCGCTTGCGCGCCCTTCCCGACGGCGAGGGCAAGGCCGAGGAGACCAAGCGGATGATCGACCGCGTCCGCACCTTCGCCGGATACCGGGAGTACCCCAAGTACGGCATGGTCAGCCGCTACTTCGTCTACAAGCAGGCGTTGCTGCGGGAAGCCGACCGCCTCGCCCGGTCCGGCGCCCTGCGTGAGGACGAGGACATCTTCTTCCTCCGGTTCCAGGAGCTGGAAGAAGCCGTGCGAACCAACGACGTGGACGCCGAACTCATTCTGGAAAGGAGGGAGACGTTCCGGTCGTACGAGGCGCTCACCCCGCCCCGGCTCCTCACATCGGACGGCGAGGCCGTCACCGGCCGGTATCGGCGTGACGACGCCCCGCCCGGCGCGCTGGCCGGCCTCCCGGTCTCGGCCGGGGCCGTCGAAGGCCGTGTCCGTGTCGTCACGGATATGGCGCAGGCCGACCTTGAGGCGGGCGACATCCTGGTCACCGCCTACACCGACCCCAGCTGGACCCCCCTGTTCGTCACCGTCGCCGGACTGGTGACGGAGGTAGGCGGACTTATGACGCACGGGGCGGTGATCGCGCGGGAGTACGGTCTGCCGGCTGTCGTGGGTGTGGAGCAGGCCACCCGGAGAATCCGGGACGGGCAGCGGATCCGCGTTCACGGAACCGACGGGTACGTCCAGATCCTCGCCTGA
- a CDS encoding dihydrofolate reductase family protein has protein sequence MAKLIYSMVTSLDGYAEAAEGDLGTGAEDQEVHIFINDLFRPVGTYLYGRRMYETMVYWETAHTEPDQPPHILQYARDWQAAEKIVYSTTLESVSSAKTRIERTFDLDAVRKLKAEADHDLTVDGPNLAAQAIAAGLVDEYHLFITTSVVGGGKRFFPDGVRLDLELVEERAFDSGLIYARYRTR, from the coding sequence ATGGCAAAGCTCATCTACTCGATGGTCACCTCGCTCGACGGCTACGCCGAGGCGGCGGAGGGCGACCTCGGCACCGGGGCCGAGGACCAAGAGGTGCATATCTTCATCAACGATCTCTTCCGCCCCGTCGGCACGTACCTCTACGGCCGACGGATGTACGAGACGATGGTCTACTGGGAGACCGCGCACACCGAGCCCGACCAGCCGCCGCACATCCTGCAGTACGCCCGCGACTGGCAGGCCGCGGAGAAGATCGTGTACTCCACGACGCTTGAGTCGGTGTCCAGCGCGAAGACCAGGATCGAGCGGACCTTCGACCTGGACGCGGTGCGCAAGCTCAAGGCCGAGGCTGATCACGACCTCACCGTCGACGGCCCGAACCTCGCGGCCCAGGCGATCGCGGCCGGCCTGGTGGACGAGTACCACCTGTTCATCACCACGAGCGTGGTCGGCGGCGGCAAGCGGTTCTTCCCCGACGGCGTGCGCCTTGATCTCGAGCTGGTCGAGGAGCGTGCCTTCGACAGCGGACTGATCTACGCGCGCTACCGGACCCGCTGA
- a CDS encoding penicillin acylase family protein translates to MSTPRSRPKRWAPGLLAGLAVLVLVAAGVAVFTVQRPFPDYDGELALPGLSAPVTVYRDSHGIPQLYADTAEGLFTAQGYVHAQDRLRQTGLTTA, encoded by the coding sequence ATGTCCACTCCTCGATCCCGCCCCAAGCGCTGGGCGCCGGGCCTGCTCGCCGGACTCGCCGTCCTGGTCCTCGTCGCAGCCGGAGTCGCTGTCTTCACTGTTCAGCGACCGTTTCCCGACTACGACGGGGAACTGGCGCTGCCCGGGCTCAGCGCCCCGGTGACGGTGTACCGCGATTCCCACGGCATCCCCCAGCTCTACGCCGACACCGCCGAGGGCCTGTTCACCGCCCAGGGATACGTGCACGCCCAGGACCGGCTCCGGCAGACAGGCCTCACCACCGCATAA
- a CDS encoding DUF4259 domain-containing protein, protein MEYAVGTWGVELFDGDTALDLLDGLGPPAAAERLEHVVRTLEPALVNARPEPVRTLPEEVVAAAAAIAANTLSEERFSWNEEASGVTEWLARPVPLQVRSLAVEALDAALPADGWWWRSWGDDVDREQARAALEKVRAALRKQ, encoded by the coding sequence TTGGAGTATGCAGTGGGTACGTGGGGTGTGGAACTTTTTGATGGTGACACCGCGCTTGACCTTCTGGACGGGCTCGGGCCGCCGGCGGCCGCGGAGCGGCTGGAACACGTGGTGCGGACGCTGGAACCGGCCCTGGTGAATGCGCGACCGGAGCCGGTGAGGACTCTCCCTGAGGAGGTGGTCGCCGCTGCGGCGGCGATCGCGGCGAACACGCTCTCGGAGGAGCGGTTCTCGTGGAACGAGGAGGCGTCGGGGGTCACGGAGTGGCTGGCGAGGCCGGTGCCGCTCCAGGTGCGGAGCCTGGCGGTCGAAGCGCTCGATGCGGCCCTTCCCGCCGATGGCTGGTGGTGGCGGAGTTGGGGCGATGACGTGGACAGGGAGCAGGCGAGAGCGGCGCTTGAGAAAGTCAGGGCTGCTCTGCGGAAGCAGTGA
- a CDS encoding MFS transporter: MAGPDEESTREPRVDRLGGVFYRFWSAATSSNLADGMLLTAMPLVGALLTDDPLLISGLVAARFLPWLLFGPLSGVLVDRVDRAQAMTAAAALRATTMGTLAVLVAMDLATIWVLYAAMFLIMSGETVYDIGARSLLPRLVRAHQLDRANSRLEGGRVVTEDCAGAPLAGLLFATAAALPLASAAGAYAVAALLLLGIPLSMRRPPAPEGTTDGPPPVSRRSVGQSLLDGIRYVLGTPILRGLLMLNVTIMLSLQMGIAVLVLFAQQRLGVPASLYGVFLAAMAMGAFLGATCVSRLVATLGRAAVIRSALLGMAGAMLAFGLAPNAYAGALCLGLFGFAITTTNVANTVILQTMIPDELRGRTIGAYRMLGWGLAPIGALTGGLLGRLDLSLPYVAGASLALLAVLTLWSLIGRAAHLANEMGTARPAGDAA; the protein is encoded by the coding sequence ATGGCAGGCCCGGACGAGGAGAGTACGCGCGAGCCGCGCGTCGACCGCCTGGGCGGCGTATTCTACCGCTTCTGGAGCGCCGCAACCTCCAGCAACCTCGCCGACGGCATGCTGCTCACCGCGATGCCCCTGGTTGGCGCACTCCTTACCGACGATCCGCTCCTGATCTCCGGGCTGGTGGCGGCTCGTTTCCTGCCGTGGCTCCTGTTCGGCCCGTTGTCCGGAGTGCTGGTGGACCGGGTGGACCGGGCCCAGGCGATGACGGCCGCCGCCGCGCTGCGGGCCACGACCATGGGCACGCTCGCCGTGCTTGTCGCCATGGACCTCGCCACCATCTGGGTTCTCTACGCGGCCATGTTTCTCATCATGTCCGGCGAGACGGTCTACGACATCGGCGCCCGCTCGCTACTTCCGCGGCTGGTGCGCGCACACCAGCTGGACCGCGCGAACAGCAGGCTGGAGGGAGGGCGTGTGGTCACAGAGGACTGCGCCGGCGCACCGCTGGCTGGGTTGCTGTTCGCCACGGCCGCCGCGCTTCCGCTGGCCTCCGCTGCCGGTGCCTACGCTGTGGCCGCGCTACTGCTGCTCGGTATCCCACTGTCCATGCGGCGCCCGCCGGCCCCCGAAGGCACCACCGATGGGCCACCGCCCGTGTCCCGCCGAAGCGTGGGGCAGAGCCTCCTCGACGGAATCCGGTACGTACTCGGCACGCCGATCCTGCGCGGCCTCCTGATGTTGAACGTGACCATAATGCTCAGCCTGCAGATGGGAATCGCCGTGCTGGTCCTCTTCGCCCAGCAGCGGCTTGGGGTGCCGGCCTCGCTCTACGGGGTGTTTCTCGCCGCGATGGCCATGGGCGCCTTCCTCGGCGCGACATGTGTATCCCGGCTGGTCGCAACATTGGGCCGGGCCGCGGTGATCCGCAGCGCGCTTCTGGGGATGGCGGGGGCCATGCTCGCATTCGGCCTGGCCCCGAACGCCTACGCCGGAGCACTGTGCCTGGGGCTGTTCGGGTTTGCCATCACCACCACCAACGTGGCAAACACGGTGATCCTGCAGACCATGATCCCGGACGAGCTGCGCGGACGGACCATTGGCGCGTACCGGATGCTGGGATGGGGCCTCGCCCCGATTGGGGCACTGACGGGGGGACTGCTCGGCCGCCTGGACTTGAGTCTGCCCTATGTGGCGGGCGCGTCGCTCGCACTGCTCGCGGTGCTGACGCTGTGGTCGCTCATCGGCCGCGCGGCGCACCTGGCCAACGAGATGGGCACGGCACGCCCGGCGGGCGATGCGGCCTGA
- a CDS encoding non-ribosomal peptide synthetase: MRYESVHSLVLRAAERFPNRRAVECPQGTLTYAALERRSRQIAQELYTSGAGGGRVIPVLAEDRREAIAAVLGILRIGGVFALLECAAPRLRLEGILGEIEPHYAIVGTGIPTPVEKLVGDLVPSGRLIHAAVETKDPVPERHDHPPRVHQPDPNDPYYVFFTSGSTGRPKGVVGRAESLSHYVGWLAGLLDARPGRRVSQLASLAFDAMVRDVFVPLCTGGTVCVPPAEIRISPHELGRWIEDSGIDLVNCVPTVFRGIANAALIDELEFTTLRCIAMAGESVSPADVGRWFDRYGERIQLLNLYGATETTVTRTYHFITRADADRTSVPIGQPMPGTRVDILDDRGHPCPQGAVGEIHIRSPYLALGYHRHPEATRAVFLPAGPDGDTGDVTYRTGDFGRLAPDGLLEFLGRRDQQVKIGGIRVELGEVEEALRRHPAVGDVAVTVDDQGEVPRLCAFIQAAAPSVGTREWESRQLRQHLANYLPDSLIPRLFVPVSELPRTISGKIDRRALPAPSPALESPVREHTAPRSWTEKALAEIWSGLLPEQTFGVHDDFFELGGYSLLVMQLLSRVRGELGAPIHLRDFLVSPTIESLAGQVDRALESQ, from the coding sequence ATGAGGTACGAGTCAGTTCATTCGCTGGTACTCCGGGCGGCCGAGCGGTTCCCGAACCGCAGGGCCGTGGAGTGCCCGCAAGGCACGTTGACCTACGCGGCGCTGGAACGACGTTCCAGGCAGATCGCCCAAGAACTGTACACGTCGGGCGCCGGCGGCGGCCGTGTGATTCCGGTGCTCGCCGAGGACCGAAGGGAGGCCATCGCGGCCGTTCTGGGCATACTCAGGATCGGCGGGGTCTTCGCTCTTCTGGAGTGTGCCGCTCCGCGGCTCCGGCTAGAGGGAATACTCGGTGAGATCGAGCCCCACTACGCGATCGTCGGCACAGGGATCCCCACACCTGTGGAGAAGCTCGTCGGCGACCTGGTGCCCTCCGGCCGGCTAATTCACGCGGCGGTGGAGACAAAGGACCCCGTACCCGAGCGGCACGACCACCCGCCACGGGTCCACCAGCCGGACCCGAACGACCCGTACTACGTCTTCTTCACCTCAGGGTCCACCGGCCGCCCAAAAGGCGTCGTGGGCCGGGCCGAAAGCCTCAGCCACTACGTCGGGTGGCTCGCCGGGCTGCTCGACGCTCGCCCCGGTCGGCGGGTCAGCCAACTGGCCTCCCTGGCGTTCGACGCCATGGTGCGCGACGTCTTCGTCCCGCTGTGCACGGGCGGGACCGTGTGCGTCCCCCCGGCCGAAATCCGGATAAGCCCCCACGAACTCGGGCGATGGATCGAGGATTCCGGGATCGACCTGGTGAACTGCGTACCGACCGTGTTCCGCGGCATCGCCAACGCCGCCCTCATCGACGAGCTGGAGTTCACTACGCTGCGCTGCATCGCGATGGCGGGGGAGTCGGTCTCCCCGGCCGATGTCGGCCGATGGTTCGATCGTTACGGGGAGCGGATCCAGCTGCTCAATCTCTACGGCGCCACCGAGACGACGGTCACGAGGACCTACCACTTCATCACTCGCGCCGATGCGGACCGCACCTCGGTTCCGATCGGGCAGCCCATGCCCGGCACCCGGGTGGACATTCTCGACGACCGGGGACACCCCTGCCCGCAGGGCGCGGTGGGCGAGATCCACATACGCTCGCCCTACCTTGCTCTGGGCTACCACAGGCACCCCGAGGCCACTCGGGCCGTGTTCCTGCCGGCGGGGCCGGACGGAGACACAGGCGACGTCACCTACCGTACGGGGGACTTCGGCAGGCTGGCGCCGGACGGCCTTCTGGAGTTCCTGGGAAGGAGGGACCAGCAGGTCAAGATCGGGGGCATCCGAGTCGAGCTGGGAGAGGTCGAGGAGGCGCTGCGCCGGCATCCCGCGGTGGGAGACGTAGCGGTGACTGTCGACGACCAGGGCGAGGTACCCCGGCTGTGCGCCTTCATCCAGGCGGCCGCCCCTTCGGTGGGGACACGTGAGTGGGAGTCCAGGCAGCTGCGCCAGCACCTGGCCAACTACCTCCCGGACAGCTTGATTCCGCGACTCTTCGTTCCCGTGAGCGAACTCCCGCGGACCATCAGCGGAAAGATCGACCGCCGGGCTCTCCCGGCGCCTTCACCCGCATTAGAGAGTCCCGTCCGTGAGCACACGGCACCGCGATCCTGGACGGAGAAGGCACTGGCGGAGATCTGGAGCGGACTCCTTCCCGAGCAAACCTTCGGTGTGCACGACGACTTCTTCGAATTGGGAGGATACTCGTTGCTCGTCATGCAGCTTCTGTCGAGAGTGCGCGGTGAACTGGGTGCCCCTATCCACCTGCGTGATTTCCTCGTCTCACCTACCATCGAATCGCTCGCCGGGCAGGTTGATCGGGCTTTGGAAAGCCAATAA
- the asnB gene encoding asparagine synthase (glutamine-hydrolyzing), which yields MCGLTGFMHLPDRRPVDSTLLATMAEKLDHRGPDSSGTFIDDGIGITLRRLSIIDPDGGDQPIYSEDGTVVLICNGEIFNHPELRRELARKGHRFRTGCDVEVLVHLYEEEGVDLLKRVNGQFAFAIYDRNIRRLFIARDHLGILPMYYARAGEDFVFGSEIKSILEHPGISRTADLTGLDQVLTFPGPVSPRTMFRDVSSLENGHYLLVDEGAVQKVRYWDLEYPIEGEGPRPEPDEFYIAALRELLTRSVGYRQRADVPVGYYLSGGLDSGLITALAAERGRGRRLTCFSVAFKDHGLDESGYQRLMADKLSADHHQLVFGPAEVGADLRRMVYHAECPVKETFNTCSLALSEKVRDAGFKVVLTGEGADELFGGYIGYRFDSAGRRGRRDQGLDTLLEDEVRRRLWGDSAIFYEKNYHAWAETKNELYSPGVQEAFPEFDCLNFPIVDQSSLQGRHPLHQRSYLDFKLRLTDHLLADHGDRMALANSVETRYPFLDIDVVEFTTRIPPMLKVKNMTEKYVLKRVAQGRVPAEIIDREKFGFRAPSSPALLRQNNEWTQDMLSYSRIARQGYFDPDVVEALKSRYRTPGSDVHPHLGDDLLLIVLTFGILMDEFGIPSYS from the coding sequence ATGTGCGGGCTGACCGGTTTCATGCACCTGCCGGACAGGCGTCCGGTCGACAGCACGCTGCTAGCGACCATGGCGGAGAAGCTGGACCACAGGGGGCCCGACTCCTCGGGGACGTTCATCGACGACGGGATCGGGATCACGCTCCGTCGGCTCAGCATCATTGACCCCGACGGCGGTGACCAGCCGATCTACAGCGAAGACGGCACCGTGGTCCTGATCTGCAATGGGGAGATATTCAACCATCCGGAGCTGCGTCGCGAACTGGCGAGGAAGGGCCACAGGTTCAGAACGGGATGCGACGTCGAGGTACTCGTCCACCTGTACGAGGAGGAGGGGGTCGATCTACTCAAGAGAGTGAACGGGCAGTTCGCCTTCGCGATCTACGACCGGAACATCCGGCGCCTTTTTATCGCGCGCGACCATCTCGGCATCCTTCCGATGTACTACGCCCGGGCGGGGGAGGATTTCGTCTTCGGGTCCGAGATCAAGTCCATTCTGGAGCACCCGGGAATCAGCCGCACTGCTGACCTGACCGGGCTCGACCAGGTCCTGACGTTTCCGGGGCCGGTCAGCCCGCGTACGATGTTTCGCGATGTGAGCAGTCTCGAAAACGGCCATTACCTGCTCGTCGACGAGGGAGCCGTCCAAAAGGTTCGCTACTGGGATTTGGAGTACCCGATCGAGGGAGAGGGACCGCGGCCGGAACCTGATGAGTTCTATATCGCCGCCCTCAGAGAACTTCTCACACGATCGGTCGGCTACCGGCAGCGGGCCGACGTCCCTGTCGGCTACTACCTCAGTGGTGGCCTGGACTCGGGGCTGATCACGGCACTCGCCGCCGAGCGGGGCAGAGGCAGGCGCCTCACCTGCTTCTCCGTGGCGTTCAAGGACCACGGCCTGGACGAGTCCGGCTACCAGCGACTCATGGCGGACAAGCTATCGGCCGACCACCACCAGCTTGTCTTCGGCCCCGCTGAGGTCGGCGCCGACCTCCGGCGCATGGTCTATCACGCTGAATGCCCGGTCAAGGAGACGTTCAACACGTGCTCCCTGGCATTGTCGGAAAAGGTCCGGGACGCCGGGTTCAAGGTGGTCCTTACGGGTGAGGGGGCGGATGAACTCTTCGGCGGTTATATAGGATACCGGTTCGACAGCGCGGGGCGGCGCGGCAGGCGGGACCAAGGTCTGGACACACTCCTGGAAGACGAAGTCCGCCGCCGGCTCTGGGGCGATTCCGCAATATTCTACGAGAAAAACTACCATGCCTGGGCGGAGACAAAAAACGAGCTTTACTCCCCTGGTGTCCAAGAGGCGTTCCCTGAATTCGACTGCCTCAACTTCCCGATCGTCGACCAGAGTTCCCTGCAGGGTAGGCACCCGCTGCACCAGCGTTCCTACCTCGATTTCAAGCTGCGCCTCACCGACCACTTGCTCGCCGACCACGGAGACCGGATGGCCCTGGCGAACTCGGTCGAGACCAGGTACCCGTTCCTCGACATCGACGTCGTCGAGTTCACCACCCGGATTCCGCCCATGCTGAAGGTCAAGAACATGACCGAGAAATACGTTCTTAAACGGGTGGCTCAAGGACGCGTTCCGGCCGAGATCATCGACCGGGAGAAATTCGGTTTCCGCGCGCCGTCTAGCCCGGCTCTGCTCCGCCAGAACAACGAATGGACCCAGGACATGCTGTCCTACTCGCGGATAGCGCGCCAGGGGTACTTCGATCCCGATGTCGTGGAGGCGCTGAAGTCCCGATACAGAACTCCCGGAAGCGACGTCCATCCACACCTGGGTGACGACCTACTGCTCATCGTGCTGACCTTCGGGATTCTCATGGACGAGTTCGGCATCCCCAGCTACTCCTGA
- a CDS encoding thioesterase II family protein, which yields MSSNKYLPFRSRSADTASIRLFCFPYAGGGASIYRHWIDGFPPAIDVNPVQLPGRENLFAEPLVADWEELVADLVEGLADSLDRPFVLFGHSMGALLASEIAARLERSAKPPPSLLVLAARSGDPRHSTWSGSASPPHTLDDDKLLRLTVRLGGAPAELFEHEEFHDILLAPLRNDHELCAGYVPSFKKLSTPILALGGRDDSMVPVEGIRSWECRTSAGFHYRMLPGGHFFLHQQMRAIAAEISGHPLLARPRADGDGDGPATDRPDQKQHNRQG from the coding sequence ATGAGCTCGAACAAGTACCTGCCGTTCCGCAGTAGATCAGCCGATACGGCATCGATTCGGCTCTTCTGCTTTCCCTATGCCGGAGGTGGAGCGTCGATATACCGGCACTGGATCGACGGGTTCCCGCCGGCGATCGATGTGAACCCGGTCCAGCTCCCCGGCCGGGAGAACCTGTTCGCCGAACCGCTCGTGGCGGACTGGGAGGAGCTCGTCGCGGATCTCGTCGAGGGCCTCGCGGATTCGCTCGATCGTCCCTTCGTCCTGTTCGGTCACAGCATGGGCGCGCTTCTGGCGTCTGAGATCGCCGCTCGGCTCGAACGGAGCGCGAAACCGCCACCTTCGCTTCTCGTGCTGGCGGCTCGGAGCGGGGATCCGCGGCACAGCACGTGGAGCGGCAGTGCCTCCCCGCCGCACACCCTCGACGACGACAAGCTCCTGCGCCTCACGGTGAGGCTGGGCGGAGCACCGGCGGAACTGTTCGAACACGAGGAGTTCCACGACATCCTCCTGGCGCCCCTCCGCAACGACCATGAACTCTGCGCCGGATACGTGCCCAGCTTCAAGAAGTTGAGCACTCCCATTCTCGCGCTCGGAGGCAGGGACGACTCCATGGTCCCCGTCGAGGGAATCCGGTCCTGGGAATGCCGGACCTCCGCCGGATTCCATTACCGGATGCTTCCAGGGGGCCATTTCTTCCTGCATCAGCAGATGCGGGCGATCGCGGCCGAGATCAGTGGTCATCCCTTGCTGGCACGACCGCGTGCGGACGGTGACGGGGACGGCCCCGCCACGGATCGGCCGGACCAGAAGCAGCACAACCGACAGGGATGA
- a CDS encoding MbtH family protein has protein sequence MSRESLGETVEVDSAGQEYLVVVNEEQQYSVWPATRELPAGWLSEGTRGSREECLHHIERVWTDMRPASVRRSQELRREQQTEPSN, from the coding sequence ATGAGCCGCGAAAGCCTTGGAGAGACGGTAGAGGTCGACAGCGCGGGCCAGGAGTATCTCGTCGTCGTCAACGAGGAACAGCAGTATTCCGTCTGGCCGGCGACGCGGGAGCTGCCCGCCGGATGGCTGTCCGAGGGAACCCGTGGATCCCGCGAGGAATGCCTTCACCACATCGAGCGGGTGTGGACGGACATGAGACCCGCGAGCGTCCGCAGGTCCCAGGAGCTGCGGCGGGAGCAGCAGACCGAGCCCTCGAATTGA